TGGTTTGGGAAAAAAATGAGGTGTTCTGCATTCCTAGCGACGTCTGCGCAGGATGAATCCCAGGCCTGCCAGCCCGATGAGTGCGGTGCTGCTAGGCTCCGGAATCGCCACGATCTGGAAACCGGCGATGCTGGCGCGTCGCGTCGGGTCACTAAGGCGCTCACTGCGGATAGTCACGGAATCTGCGGTGAGACCGGTGAAGACCAGGTAGTTGCCCGCGGTGCTCTCAGAGGCTTCCACATAGCTCCCGGTGAAGGAATCACCGAGCAGGAGCGGGGAAATCTTGGAACCGCCATTGGAGAGGATGGTCGCCCCGGCGTCTGCCTGCTGGTCCTGTACCCAGTAGTTGCCCAGCTGGACATCGGCACCACTGTTGGCGCTGTCGCTGGCCAAGTACACGATCAGGGTGTATCCCTGTGCTGCGTTGGCTATGTTGCTCAGCGTGATGTAGGGCTGGCCAGTGCCGCCGCCATCGTCCAGGTAGCGTTTGAAAAGTTTCTCATCCGCGGTGCCATTGGCGCCGTCGGTGAAGTAGTTGGTGTTGGCATCGTAGCGGACCTGCAGGCCTGCGCTGCTGTGGAGGTCTCCGACGACATTGCCGTCGCCATCCACGATGTCCTGGCCACTGTTGTTACCGGACCAGTCGGTGATCAGGTTGTTCCAGTTGTCGTCGCGGTAGGCGGCAGCGCCCACCTGGTCACTGGAGCCCAGCAGGTTGGTGTCATTGGTGAAGGTGAAGCTGATGGTGGCGGCTTCGGTGCCCGCGAGGGTGCCTGCCAGCAGGAGAGCCGAGAGGATTGGAGTGTTATTCATGGGAGTAGAGTTGAGTGTTTATACGAGTAAGGGAGCGGCCTAGGTCTGGCCATTTCAGGATGGAACCATCTATGACAATAAACCAAACTTCTAGAGCCCGCACCCAAAAAATGGCACTCGTCTAGCTAGAGCCGGAGATCAAAGTGAGGGATTTCACTGGTCCTTTTTATGGTTCGGTGCTTGCTGCTTCCTGGGGAACAGGCGCCAGATCAGCCAGCCGAGGCCGAACAATACCAAGCCCGGTAGCAAGAGTAATAGAAGCAGAAGAGCCCAGGCGGCCTCATCCGGAATGGCATCTGCCCAGGTGGCGAGGGTGTGAATCATCTCTTATGGCTGGAGTGGGGATTTATAGTCAAAGCGCTTGCGTAGGATGGACGCGTCTGAATCGACGGTTGAAGTGCTGCAGGGCGATTTTCCGTCATCATACGAATCCTGGAATACAGCGAGGCAATAGTCCTCATTCAGTCGGTAGGTCATGACGGAGGATGTGTGAATCCCTGAGGAGCTTTGGATGAAATCATAGTAGGCGGCCGGGAAGCCTGAGACTCCCCAATCTGTATGTACAGGAATTAGCTTTTCCGTGTAGTTCTCAGGTTTTGGGTACTTGGTCTGCGCGATCTTTTCCCTCAGCTCTTGTACTGCCTGCCCCGTAAGTTTGAGAGAGTTCGAAGGGTAGACGTATTGCGCCTCCTGTTTCGTGGCGCAGGAAGAAAAGGTGAGGGTGAATGATCCACACAGCAGAAGAAAAAGAAAGCGGGTGCTCCACGACATAGACGTCATTGAAGCACCCGCGAGCCGGCATAAAAGCTTATTTTTCAGGCGCTGCGCTCGCTGCCCGGCTGCTGCATGAGCTTCTTCAGCTCATCCAGATGTTTCTGGTAGATGCCGCGCGGGTTGGCCTGGTGCTTGATGCAGAGGGCGGCCGCCTTGCCCACGGTTTCACCCATCATGCCGGTGGTGCGCATTACGCGGACGGGGCCCAGCCCGTCCTTGGAGACGGAGATGTCCCGGCCAGCCATGAAGAGGTTCTCGATATTGCGGGAGTAGAGCGTGCGGTAGGGTGCCCAGTAGGGACCCTTGTAGCTGTATTCCTTGCCCGCGGTGGCTTTGGAAATGAATTCCTGGCCCTTCAGTTCGTCATCGAATTTTTCATGCGGCACGTGGAGGTCGATGTGCCAGGAGCAGGGGAAAGCGGGATCCTCCCATTGCTTGCCCTGGCGGAAGTCATCGGCGGTGAGGACCACGTCTCCCATCAGGCGGCGGGATTCGCGCTTGCCGGCGATGAAGGCAGCCCACTCCAGGCGGTGGTTCGGGTACATGCCGTCCACGTTTTTGAGGGTATCCCAGGCGCCGTACATGGCGCGGAAGTTGAGGTCGCGGATGATCTCGGTATCCTCCACCATGTCCTTGTCGAAGCCGCTTTCCCAGAACCAGCCGCCGAGATTGTTGAGCGGGTTGCTACCGCCCCATTGGCCACGGAAGTTCTTGCGGCCGGGGAAGGGCTTGTCACTGAGATCGATCGCCCAGGGGCAGCGCGGGAAGGGCTGTTCGGTCTTGCCTTCCTGGAAGTCGGCGGTGAGGGCGTCCTTGTCCTTGCACTCGCACTTCAGGACGTTTTCCTCCTTGGCCGCATCCATCGGGCGCCAGAGATTGGTCATGCCCATGTTATTGCCCACGGAGTATTCGTAGTCCGCACCCGCCTGGTAGCCGACCACGGCGTCGCCGGTGCAGTCGGCAAAGAGAGTGCCCTTCACCAGCTTACGCTCGCCCGTGAGCGTGCTCTGGATCACCACGGAGCTGATGCGCTCGCCCTTCTTCTGGGTGGATATGGCCCGGTAGTTGGTGAGCAGGGTGATGTTTGGCTCTTTGGTCACTACCCCCATCTTCTTCTCATCGTCAAAGAACTTGGCGTGCTTGCCATTCATCGAGCCGGTCTTGGGGAGGTCGGTGAGGATTTCCTTCACGATGTCCCCGATGTGTGTGTAAGGCTTTTGATTGATGTGACCCTCCGGCCAGACGCGTACCTCAGAGCTGGCATTGCCGCCGAGGACCGGGCGGTCCTGGATCAGGGCTACCTTGACTCCATGGCGCGCAGCGGAGATGGCAGCGCACACGCCGGCCAGGCCCGCACCTACGACAACGAATTCATACTCTCCTCCATCGGCTGGTGTGTCTGAAAGACCCAGCAGCTTACGGCGGAACTTCTCCAGCGCCTTCACATCATTGGTCGGCGTGAAGCTGGTGTCCTTGCAGAAGAGGATAGCCTCGCAGCGGCCTTCGAATCCTGTCAGGTCGTGCAGGGAGACGGTGGTGTCTTTGTCGGAAATGTCTACGGTGCCGCCATCGTGCCAGTGCCACTCGGCATTCTTGGTACCAAAGGTTTCTTTCACAGGCTTTCCGTCCAGCAAGACCTGGAACTTGCCCGGTGCGCCCGGTGCCTTCCACGGCGCTACCCAGTCGCGGGTGCGCACCCAGATCCGGTATTTGCCTGTACTCGGGAAGGTGGCTTTGGTGGTGGCGTCATTGACGGGACGGCCCAGACCATGAGCCAGCAGATAGGGCGATCCCATCTGGTCCATGGACTGCTGGTCCAGCTCCCAACCGCCGTGATCGGTGAAACCTTCTGCTTCGAGGAAGACAAAGGAACCGTCCGATGGAGTATTTTTCCCGAAGGCACGGCTGGAGGCGAGCAGGCCGAGAGCGGTGGCTCCCGCGTGCCCGAGAAACTGGCGTCTGGAATAGTGAGATGTTTGCATGGTGTTCATGGTACTTACGGTCCAAGTGTCCTGACTGCAGGAAAGTAACACAGGAATCTTCCGGAAAAGGCACAAAAAAGCCACCGCCCCAGGCGGTGGCTTGCACACAATGAATGAAAAGATTTTGCTGGCTAGCGGCGGCGTCTGAGGATCAGGCCAAGACCTGCCAGACCGAGCAGGGCGCTGGAACTCGGCTCAGGAACGGCGGTGGCATCGATCACCACGGAGCCCAGGCCATCTCCTTGAACCGCGCCGTCATCACTACGAATGAAGCCGTTGTTTGTCACCGTGGCGAGGTCAGAGGAGGCGCGGAACATGACCGTGCTGTCGCCATTGTCGTAGATGGTTTGCAGGTAGTTCGTGAATTCAGGGCTCGAGGTGAAGACGAAGCTTCCTTCGGCGTCAGTATTGGAAATTGTCAGGGTCGCAAGAATGGTGCCTAGAGTGCCGCCAGACGTGGTATCACTGCCGCTTCCGGTAGGGTTGTTCCAGGTGGCGGTCGCGGCGTCGAAGTCGAAGTCGTAGGCGCGCAGCTCGATGGTGGTGGTAGAGTCGATGCCTGAATATTTCATGGCATCACCCAGGTCGAAGGAGACGCTGTTGATTGTCGCGCCGCTGGCTCCATAGGTGCTGTAGAGATCGCTCAGGTCAAAGCGGTAGAGGGTGACGAACTCACCGGTGGCGCCCTGGCCGCCGATTAGGTTGCGATGGCTGCCTTCTTGGCTTGTCGTCGCAGCGGACTCGCGCAGCATGACGTCATCCGCCGCAGTGTGGCTGATGGTGATCGCGGCTTGGGTGCTGAGTGTACTGGTGAGTAGCGCTATTGTGTATAGTGTAGAGTGTGTGTTCATGGTTTAGAGTTTTTGAGATAGCAGGGCATAGAAGCGTGCACCTGTGCTGGTGGGGTGTCTCCTTCTCGGAGAAGTAACACACAAAGTTAAAATAAATGTGATATCGTGACGTATCCATGACACTCATGGACAAGGAGTATGGACGCGCAGCAGGAACAGCAGTGGATCGAGCAAAGCCGCCGGGGAGACCTGCAGGCTTTCGAGGGGCTTGTGCGCCTGCATCAATCCTGGCTGAGGGGGTGGCTGCGCGGTCAACTAAGCGACTGGAGCGCTGCCGATGACTTGGCCCAGGATACATTCGTGACAGCCTTCCGGCAGATCAGGCAGTTTCGCGGTGAAGGTTCGTTCCCGGCCTGGCTGAGAGGTATCGCTCATAATCACCTGCGGAATTTCATCCGTAAGAAACGGGAGCTGCTGATGGACGGGGAGACTGATCTGGAAGTCCTGCTGCATGAGGTAAATGAGGAGGAAACGGAGCACGTGGCGCTGGATGCCCTGAAGGATTGCCTGGATAAGGTGGAGGGAGGTGCGAAGAATTTATTAGAGTTGCGCTACGTGCACGGACACACCGTGCGGGAAATTTCCGCGACCACAGGGAAGGGCTATTCGGCCCTGACCATGAAATTACACCGCTTGCGCGATAGTCTGCGCGAATGTGTCGAAAGTCAGTTAGAAGGAGGCAAGGCATGATGTCTAAGGAAGAAATGAACAAGTTGCTCGCACTTTATCTGGAGGGTGTAGCTACGGAGGAGGAAGAGAGAGAGCTGTTAGCTTGTCTGCAGCAGCACCCGGAATGGCAGCAGGAGGCACGGCGTCAGATGGCTGTACATGGCCAGCTCAGTGTCCTGATGCAGGATGAGCTCAGTGAGGAAAAATTTGTGGGAGGCATCATGCAGGCTGTGGAGAAAGAGGATGTAGATCAGTTCACGGAAGAGGTGCGCCAGAAAATCCAGCGTGGTCAGTGGCTGAGGCGTGCACTCGCCGTTGCGGCAGTCATTGCGATTTCCCTGACCGCACTCGTGCTGCTGCAGCCTGAGAGTGTCACTCAGTCAGGTGGATCTAACATGGCCAGCGTTGTTCGAGCTGATGGAGTAGAGTGGGCTGGCAGTCAGATCGAGAGCGGGGCTGTCCTTGGCGAGGGGGGAACCGTCAAAATTTCCAAAGGTTTGCTAGAAATGGATCTCGCTGGGCAAGGCCGTCTGATCGTGGAAGGTCCGGCGCATCTGGAATTCCCAGAGGATGGCAAGGCGGTGCTGCACCATGGCCGTGTGGTGATGCGTGCCACCAAGCAGGGCATCGGCTACCGGATAGAAACTCCGCTGGGTAGCGTGGTGGATCTGGGGACGGAATTTGGTGTTTCCGTGGAGGAAAATGGTGTGGTGGAGACGCACGTGATCGATGGCTCCGTGGAAGCCTTTGCCAAGGGAGGCAAGGGCGGGGTGAAGCTTTTAAAGAATGACGCCATGCGCTTCGGCCAGGATGGTGGCGAGAAGATCCAGGCGGACCTAGGGAACTTCTACACGGAGATGCCGCCATCTCACAACGGAGGTGCTGGCTACATCCATTGGTCCTTTGATGAAGGGGAGGGAATCACCGCTCACTCCAAAGGTAAGCTGGCCAAGGAAGCTCCTGGTCAGGGAGGGATGACGCTCAAGGTGGAGGACGAGGGCAGCCTGCCACAGTGGAGCGAAGGCGTCTCTAGTTCGGCACTTAGCTTCGATGGCAAGGGAGCCTACGGGGAGAGCTCCTACCGTGGTATCGGCGGAGGCAAACCAAGGTCGGTTTGTTTCTGGGTGAAGGTGCCTAAAGATCTGAAAATCAGCGAGGGCTACGGTCTTGTTTCCTGGGGCATTCATAATGTGGAAGGCAAAGCCTGGCAGATCGCCGTCAATCCTCAGCCCGAGCAAGGCCCGGTGGGTAGGCTGCGCCTCGGCCTCTTCGGTGGTCAGGTGGTAGGCTCTACCGATTTACGTGATGGTCAGTGGCACCATGTGGCGGTGGTACTCTACGGTGGCACCCGCCCAGACGTGGGCACCCATGTCTTGCTCTATCTCGATGGTAAACAGGAAAAAGTCTCCCGCCGCGCCCTGCAGGAAGTCCTCACCGATGTGGATAGCCCGGATCACGGACTCTGGGTGGGCCGTAACATGGCCTACTTCGGCAATGGCCAAGGCATGACCGGGCACCGCTTCTTCCGCGGCTCGCTCGATGAGCTCTACATCTTCGACTACGCCCTCAGCGCCGCAGAGGTGCAGGCGCTGATGAAGGAGAGGCAATAGATCACTGGGTAGGTGGGCAGCTGATAGAGCTGTCTTGAAGCTGGACACCCCGGTGTTTTTTGCGAAGGATGGCTCGCGTGTGCATCGGCCGTTTTGGTGAGAGACGTCTATGCTGCTCACAAAAACAAGAAATCTAACAGTCTAGTGATGTTTGCCAAATATTTCATGACCGCCGCCCTGCTGGGTCTCAGTGTCTGTGCCCAGGCTCAAGCCGAGGAAAAATACGTGCTCTATAAAAAAGGATCCTCACTCCCAGTGGGTACAAAGATAGTGACTAAGACGCGGGTGAATACTGAGAATATGAAGATGAAGTTAGCAGATAAAATAGATAACGGAGGCTCGATACTTACTCAGGATTTGAGTGAGGCTTTGCAGCTGGGTAAAGATCGAATTCAGTTAGAAGTCAAGGAGAGCGCGACTGTTACAAAAATGAAAATTGGAGGAAAGGTACTTCCTGAGCAGAAGAAACAAGGTGAGCTTTTAAAGATCAAGCTTTTGGGTGTCAGGAAAGATGGGAAATGGGATTTTAAACCGGCTAATGCTTCCCTGCAGTTATCTCCAAAACAGCAACAACAATTAGGAAACGTTAGTTTTGGGTTTGTGTTGAATGATTGTTATAGTGAAGTCCCGAGGTCTGTGGGTGAGACTTGGGATGATGGCCATGGGTATTTGAAATTGCTCACAGGTGTTGATCAGGGTCTGCAAGGTGAAAACAAGGTGACCTTTGATGAAGTTGTTGACTATCAGGGGCAGCAGTGTGCCGTTCTCACTAGGAAGTTTCATGTCACCGTACGTCTGGATCAAGGCTACAGCATGAAGATGACAGGTGAGGAAACGACCATTCGCTCCCTGAGCCAGTTCTTCGATTTGTAAAAGGAGATGACGCTTCTGATGGAAAATAAATCTGAGGATGAAGCAGATGGGATACATATAATCATACCGGCAACGCGAACGCTTGAGCACACCATCACCTTGCCCAAAGAAGGCGAATAAAAAAATCTCAGAAAAAATCCTCCCTTTAGACAAGCCCCCGTACAGGCGGCGCTGAATCTATAGGTCAGGTTAACCCTCCAGTTTTCATTGAGGGTACTGGGGCCGTCTGGGGTGGGTTTTCCGGGCGGTCCCGCTTTTTTTAGCGCTTTGAGGGCTAGGGGTGATACGGGGCTCCCCAGTGAGCGACTAAGTGGGGTATTAAAGGGACAGCTGTTTGTGTGCTGCAATAAGTTGACAATGAGTCAGTCGTGATGATATACCAACAGGGTGTCTTTTTGTTTGAATGCCCCCTCGAAGTTCTCAATAAGCCGATTGGGAAAGCCGTGTCTGATAGGAATGCTTGGATGGCTCCTGCCTCAAGTAGGTCTCTCTGATGAGAGTGAAAACCGTGCCAAGTGGTTGCGCTATCCAGCCGTGTCGCCAGATGGTGCGAACATCGCATTTTGTTATCGAGGTCAGATATGGCTGGTTCCTGCGGCAGGAGGTTATGCGACTCCCTTGACCAGTGGACTGTTCTACAGTTCGCACCCGGTTTGGTCACCCGATGGCAAGCGGGTAGCTTTCGCAGCCAAGCGGCATGGGAATTTTGATGTCTTTGTGGTCCCGGTTGATGGTGGCCAGTCCGTAAGGTTGACCTGGCATAGTGCGGATGATGTGCCGGTAAGTTTCTCGGTGGACGGGGCACAGGTGCAGTATCTATCACCACGCTTAGGCGAGGTGAAGGCGACTGCGCATGATTCCTTGCGGGGGCTGAGTCCGGTGGTGAAGCAAGTCTATGGTGTACCTGTGAGTGGGGGGCGGCCACGCATTATTTCCCCGGTACCTATGCTTAATCTGGCCTGGAACCAGGCCGGGGACAAACTGCTCTATGAGAATGAGCCGTGCACCCTGGAGAACATGTGGCGGAAGCACCAGGACTCATCAGCGGCCAGAGATATTTGTCTGTTTGATCCAGCGAGTGGAACCTATGAGCAACTGACGCAGTGGAAGGGAGATGATAGAGATCCCCAGTGGAGTGCAGATGGGAAGTCCATGTTCTGGCTGAGTGAGCGTAGCGGCTCTCTGAATATCTGGAGCAGAGAGCTTCAGGGGGGGGAGCCTGTGCAGGTGAGCCGCCACCAGAAATGGCCGGTACGATTTCTCTCTTCGGCGAGCGACGGGACTTTGGTGTATGCCTGGAATGGTGAAATCTGGCGCATCCCTGCTGGCTCTCAAGAAGGCGAGGTAGTGCCCGTGTTCATCCGTCAGTCAAGTTTGGTGGACGGGGTGAGCGTGAAGGATGTCACGCCGGAGGTGAATGAATTTGTGATTTCCAAGGATGGCTCCCAGGCTGCTTTGGTCGCGCATGGCGAGGTGTTTGTCCTCTCTATGAAAGGGGATGGTGTGCGCCGTATCACGAATACGCCGCAGATGGAGCGCATGGTCGACTTTGCGCCCGATGGCCGGGGACTGGCCTATGCTTCAGAGCGCGGAGGTGATTGGGATATTATCGAGGCCAGCTTGACCCAAGAGGGGGATGCCAGCTTTGCAGGTGCTGCTCCATATGAGGAAAAGGTACTCATTGGAGGCGGTGGAGACAGCTATGCGCCTGAGTACTCGCCTCAAGGGGACAAGCTAGCTTATCTAGAGTCCAGAACGGAGCTCAGGGTGTTTGATAAAAAGTCTGGAAACTCGGCGGTGGCACAGAGTGGAGACAAGACCTATTCCTACAATGATGGAGATGTGCTCTTCAAATGGGCCCCAGATGGCCGATGGCTGATTACTCAGACAGGCTTTGGCGATGAGGTGAGTCTCGTTAGTGCCGAGAGTGGAAAAGAGTCTGTTAATCTGAGTAACAACGGTTTTGCTGACGGCAACCCGAAGATGAGTGCTGATGGGAAGATAGCCCTTTGGGTGAGTGACCGTGAGGGCTTGAAGTCAGTCACTTTCGGTGGCGCCCAGCAGGATATTTATGCCGCCTTCCTGACGAAGAAGAGCTTGGACCTTTATAAACAAGGAATTGAGGAAGATCAGAAAAAGCCATCGGAGGTGAGCTCCCAGCAAGAGGCGGTCTTGCCAGAAGTGGATGGACTCTCTACGCGGACCATCCGTCTGACTCCCTTTTCCAGTGAGATCGCTTTCTACCAGCTTACGCCGAATAATAAGCACCTGATTGTCGTGGCGAACCAGCCTAACGGGATGGCGGTTTGCTATGTGATCGATGCTCGTACTCTGGCTATGAGAACCTTGTTCAGTGGGCCAGTCTTGCCGGGAGGAGCCTATGCTACGGATGGCGAAGTCAAGGGAGTCTATGTCTGTAGTGGAGGTGCCGTACATCGCTATGATGTAACAAGCGGGGCCAAGCAATCCGTGCCTTACAGGCTGGAGATGATGCGTGACGCCCGCGCAGAAGTCGCAGGTTTGTTTGAGCATTGCTGGCGCATTACCGAGCAGACCTTTTACCAGAAGGAAATGCATGGAGTAAACTGGAAGGAGGTCGGCGATCACTATCGTCAGTTCCTTCCTCATCTCATCCACTGGGAAGATGTCGCTGTTTTGTTAGATGAAATGGTGGGGGAGCTGAATGCCTCGCACCAGGCGGCCAGATTCCATGCGCCTGCCACGGATATGGATGCCACTGGCTCACTTGGAGTATACTGGGACTACAGTCATGAGGGTGAGGGGATGAAGGTGGCTCATGTTTTAGCCAATGGCCCATCTGATAGGTCTGATGAAGCGATCAAGAAGGGGACCATCATTCTGGAGGTGGATGGTCACCAGCTCGGGAAAGATGAGTCTATCGACAAGCTGTTGAATGGCACTGTAGGTAAAGAGCTGTTAGTCAGAGTGCGCTCAGCATCAGGAGAGAAGAACCTGAAGATGCGTCCGGTGTCACTTGATGTAGAAAACGTGCTCGCCTATGAGAGGTGGGTTTTGGAGAGGCGGGGCATGGTCGACAAATTATCAGGTGGCCGTCTTGGCTATCTGCACCTCAATTTGATGGCTCCGGTCGCTTACAAACGCGCCTACGGTGAGCTGTTTGGCCCGTGTAAAGACAAGGAGGCGGTAATCATTGATGTACGCTCAAATGGGGGAGGAAATCTCCATGACCAGTTGATCACCTTGCTCTCCGGGGAGCATGATAGTTCACTGATCAGCAGGGAGGGAGTCGAAATCGCACGTAACCCCATTGGGCGCTGGACCAAGCCCAGCTGCGTGATGGTGAACGCGAACTCTTACTCAGATGGTACAGTCTTCCCGGTTCTCTATCAGCGTAAGAAGATTGGTCCATTGGTGGGAGAGCGTGTGCCTGGTACGGGCACGGCTGTGGTACGTGACCCGATGATCAACGGATACATGGACTACGGAATTCCAGAGCTTGGGTTCAGGCTAACCGATGGAACATTCTTTGAAAACATGGAGATTGTCCCAGAGGTTTTGGTTCAAAACGACCCCAAGTCGATCATCGAGGGCAAAGACCTTCAGCTGGAAGCGGCCGTGAACACTTTGCTGGAAAAGTTAAAAGAAGCTGGGGCGTCGGCCTCAGAATAGAAACGGCTACTCTGGAGGGTGTGCGTTGCCCTCAAATGTAAAAATCTAACCCCCAAACAAACATGAAAAAAACAATAATCCAAATAATGTCCCTAGCCGGGCTCTTCGCCTTGTCTAGCTGCGAAGTCCAAGAGGGAGCTTATGACAGTCACTCAAACCACAGTGGCCACCATGGTGGTAGTCATCATGATGGCGACCGTAACCATAATAGCCAGACCAGAGTGCCGCGTATTACCGAGCTGAGTAACGGAAATTTCCTGGCGACTTTCGAAGGCGGCGGATCGGCATCCTTCAATAAAGATGGACGGATGATGGCTCAGAATGGCATCAGCCGAAAAGAGGAAGACCTGACTCAGTCTCTGATCAACCTCCGGGTAAGAAATAGAGACCGTTAGGCAGATCAGTACCATTCATTGAGAGTAGTGGAACCGTCAGGAGATCTATCCGGCGGATTCGCTCCTTGTGTGGAGACAAAAAAAGCCGGGCTGGAGTAGCCCGGCTTTTTAAATGTGGTGTGAGAAGGGGATCAGGCGTTGAGGAGGTTCTCGCCGCGGTTTTCCTTCTGGTGGATGGTGACTGGCCATCCTGGGAACTGGTTCTCCTTCTTGCCGTCGGTGGCATCACAGAGGAAGCGGAAGCAGTCCATGGTGTAGGTCTTCTTCTCGGTGTCGATGGTGATCATGCCGAAACCGCTGGCCTTGTTGTGGGCTAGCTCGTAGCGGGTCTTGGCCCCTTCGCGCGGGTTTTTGACCGGGTTGCCGATGGCGTAGACGTAGACCTTGTTGCCGAAGCCGTCGAGGAACTCGCCGGTGTTCGCGTTGTTGTGGTCCGGGCGGTTCTCGTGCTCCATGCCCAGCTCATCAGGCAGCCACCAGCGTGGGTAGCCGGCGGAGATGGCCGGAGTGCAGAAGGACCAGTTAGAGTCACGCTGCTTGTCCACGCCGTACTGGGACAGGGAGGTGAGGTGCTGGTCTCCATTGATGTGCAGCGCCATGGACGGGCGCATCAGATCGATGGCCTTGTTGCGCGCTGTCTGTGGCCAGCCGCCGGAGTCCAGGTCGCCCTTGAGGTAGCCTTTCGGGCTGCCGTGGTGGGTGGCGACGCCGGCAAAGACGGTCTGGGAAAGGAAGACCTTCATGCTGTGGGCGCGCCAGTCCTTGGCCCATTCCTCGACGTATTTTTCCTGGCGCTCGCCGAGCATCTGCAGGCCTGGCTTGTCCAGTTTGCTGGTATCGAAATCCTTGTCCGCCACGTGGTCGTAGCGGGAGCCTTCGGTATTCACGTGCTCTGGTCCGCTCTTCCACTGGCGGTCGGCGATGATGGCGAAGTTGACGCCGCCGTAGACCATGTCTCCGTAGTAGACGGAGATGTCCTGCTTGCAGGGCTTCGGTGAGGCGTAGTCCGGGTGGTGGGAGCAGTTGGTCAGATGCACGGCATTGACCATGCGGGCTGGCTGGCGGTAGCCGCCTCGGCTTGGACCCTTGGCATTCGGGTTGAATGGCGCTCCGCCTTCACCCCAGATGTTGCCGTGGAAGACATCGTGGTCATCCGGCAGGCAGACGGTGGGTGAGTGGCGCATCGGCTCACGGAAGGACCAGCCGAACTGGTAGAACTTGCGCAGGTAGTTGTGAATGGCCGGGATGGCTGGCGTGCGGATGATGCCGAAGCCGCCGTGGTTCTCATAAAGCTGGTCGCCGGAGAAGTAGAGCAGGTCCAGATCCAGCTTGGAGAGGTTCTCTGCCACCGGGGC
The sequence above is drawn from the Rubritalea squalenifaciens DSM 18772 genome and encodes:
- a CDS encoding PEP-CTERM sorting domain-containing protein, giving the protein MNNTPILSALLLAGTLAGTEAATISFTFTNDTNLLGSSDQVGAAAYRDDNWNNLITDWSGNNSGQDIVDGDGNVVGDLHSSAGLQVRYDANTNYFTDGANGTADEKLFKRYLDDGGGTGQPYITLSNIANAAQGYTLIVYLASDSANSGADVQLGNYWVQDQQADAGATILSNGGSKISPLLLGDSFTGSYVEASESTAGNYLVFTGLTADSVTIRSERLSDPTRRASIAGFQIVAIPEPSSTALIGLAGLGFILRRRR
- a CDS encoding FAD-dependent oxidoreductase; this encodes MQTSHYSRRQFLGHAGATALGLLASSRAFGKNTPSDGSFVFLEAEGFTDHGGWELDQQSMDQMGSPYLLAHGLGRPVNDATTKATFPSTGKYRIWVRTRDWVAPWKAPGAPGKFQVLLDGKPVKETFGTKNAEWHWHDGGTVDISDKDTTVSLHDLTGFEGRCEAILFCKDTSFTPTNDVKALEKFRRKLLGLSDTPADGGEYEFVVVGAGLAGVCAAISAARHGVKVALIQDRPVLGGNASSEVRVWPEGHINQKPYTHIGDIVKEILTDLPKTGSMNGKHAKFFDDEKKMGVVTKEPNITLLTNYRAISTQKKGERISSVVIQSTLTGERKLVKGTLFADCTGDAVVGYQAGADYEYSVGNNMGMTNLWRPMDAAKEENVLKCECKDKDALTADFQEGKTEQPFPRCPWAIDLSDKPFPGRKNFRGQWGGSNPLNNLGGWFWESGFDKDMVEDTEIIRDLNFRAMYGAWDTLKNVDGMYPNHRLEWAAFIAGKRESRRLMGDVVLTADDFRQGKQWEDPAFPCSWHIDLHVPHEKFDDELKGQEFISKATAGKEYSYKGPYWAPYRTLYSRNIENLFMAGRDISVSKDGLGPVRVMRTTGMMGETVGKAAALCIKHQANPRGIYQKHLDELKKLMQQPGSERSA
- a CDS encoding DNRLRE domain-containing protein, yielding MNTHSTLYTIALLTSTLSTQAAITISHTAADDVMLRESAATTSQEGSHRNLIGGQGATGEFVTLYRFDLSDLYSTYGASGATINSVSFDLGDAMKYSGIDSTTTIELRAYDFDFDAATATWNNPTGSGSDTTSGGTLGTILATLTISNTDAEGSFVFTSSPEFTNYLQTIYDNGDSTVMFRASSDLATVTNNGFIRSDDGAVQGDGLGSVVIDATAVPEPSSSALLGLAGLGLILRRRR
- a CDS encoding RNA polymerase sigma factor translates to MDAQQEQQWIEQSRRGDLQAFEGLVRLHQSWLRGWLRGQLSDWSAADDLAQDTFVTAFRQIRQFRGEGSFPAWLRGIAHNHLRNFIRKKRELLMDGETDLEVLLHEVNEEETEHVALDALKDCLDKVEGGAKNLLELRYVHGHTVREISATTGKGYSALTMKLHRLRDSLRECVESQLEGGKA
- a CDS encoding LamG-like jellyroll fold domain-containing protein → MMSKEEMNKLLALYLEGVATEEEERELLACLQQHPEWQQEARRQMAVHGQLSVLMQDELSEEKFVGGIMQAVEKEDVDQFTEEVRQKIQRGQWLRRALAVAAVIAISLTALVLLQPESVTQSGGSNMASVVRADGVEWAGSQIESGAVLGEGGTVKISKGLLEMDLAGQGRLIVEGPAHLEFPEDGKAVLHHGRVVMRATKQGIGYRIETPLGSVVDLGTEFGVSVEENGVVETHVIDGSVEAFAKGGKGGVKLLKNDAMRFGQDGGEKIQADLGNFYTEMPPSHNGGAGYIHWSFDEGEGITAHSKGKLAKEAPGQGGMTLKVEDEGSLPQWSEGVSSSALSFDGKGAYGESSYRGIGGGKPRSVCFWVKVPKDLKISEGYGLVSWGIHNVEGKAWQIAVNPQPEQGPVGRLRLGLFGGQVVGSTDLRDGQWHHVAVVLYGGTRPDVGTHVLLYLDGKQEKVSRRALQEVLTDVDSPDHGLWVGRNMAYFGNGQGMTGHRFFRGSLDELYIFDYALSAAEVQALMKERQ